Proteins encoded in a region of the Anopheles ziemanni chromosome 2, idAnoZiCoDA_A2_x.2, whole genome shotgun sequence genome:
- the LOC131282112 gene encoding uncharacterized protein LOC131282112 produces MDPLSNRSRKNILSLNSERTATSVTGMATHLHPLRQHQSQPHQQQPQNHHLNHHLNHHHHLQHRLSTLPGQIGGTQQHLLADQVPGGPPQQRPVSPTPAVAINHHQPDGHHLHHQHHQHPHLQQHIDGLPQAFVAAMRTLFDIMDDRKTGFVRLADIEERWQDDGSKGLPSGVIDSLRKVTPPNGLLSFERFCGGLKICLLRNQATVGHGVPSPSSSPASRADIERELKGPMGKLSLSRPPSAPLLDLDTGSSAGSSGSLGNKLPSLGTSTWSNAGPLNTATVRPNNAMPAQKTLSMPQLLGSDPDLDLEPPPIILPGAFGPPKPPRVSLNLGDRGHQQQQQQQQQLHHHHGLLHHQLPPSSTGGSSSIDKAEIRNALQNWQMSLLMGEAGGDKSGGDKGGMRAPLARGSADGQTDLSTSSPSLQSIHQLDGGRLTVGGGLYQKKQPGSAGRRREPRRHTLQNGVDYNMLKRLKQIEQEKDILLQGLSAVEKTREWYLKQLAAVQEKIRYLGRPGSHMETWTETHQERLDLQRARVLEVNRHLMMLAESWERGGFPMHMNLALRPLPGTLGVGSPYAPHHPMQRPQSQSTPNMPPPAVPPPPASGSYQPAPPHHHLQQQAQQSQQQQQPEMVNHLKQQNHQLVEEINQKNEKLSLLEREKAALIRELLQVQRANRASSMISNTEEMVF; encoded by the exons ATGGACCCACTGTCCAACCGCAGCCGAAAGAACATATTATCGCTCAACAGCGAACGGACGGCGACGTCAGTAACCGGTATGGCGACTCATCTACATCCCCTTCGGCAACATCAGTCCCAACCGCACCAACAGCAGCCACAGAATCATCACCTGAATCATCATCtgaaccaccatcatcaccttcaGCATCGGCTGTCCACTTTGCCGGGGCAAATTGGGGGTACACAGCAACACCTGCTCGCGGACCAAGTGCCGGGAGGACCACCGCAGCAGCGTCCCGTTTCACCTACGCCCGCCGTGGCCAtcaaccaccaccagccgGACGgacatcatcttcatcatcagcatcaccagCATCCACATCTCCAGCAGCACATCGATGGACTGCCGCAAGCCTTTGTGGCCGCCATGCGCACCCTGTTCGACATCATGGACGACCGGAAAACTGGTTTCGTGCGGCTGGCCGACATCGAGGAGCGCTGGCAGGACGACGGTTCGAAAGGTCTCCCGAGTGGGGTCATCGACAGCCTGCGAAAGGTGACGCCTCCAAATGGGTTGCTTTCGTTCGAGCGTTTCTGTGGCGGACTCAAGATATGTCTGCTGCGTAATCAAGCCACCGTCGGTCATGGCGTTCCATCTCCTTCCTCGTCGCCAGCCTCCCGAGCTGATATCGAACGGGAACTAAAGGGTCCGATGGGTAAACTGTCCCTTTCGCGTCCACCGTCGGCGCCACTGCTCGACCTGGACACCGGGAGTAGCGCAGGATCGTCCGGATCGTTGGGCAACAAACTGCCCTCCCTTGGGACAAGCACGTGGTCGAACGCGGGACCGCTCAACACGGCCACGGTGCGACCGAACAATGCCATGCCGGCCCAGAAAACGCTCAGCATGCCGCAGCTGCTTGGGTCCGATCCGGATCTCGATCTGGAACCACCACCGATCATTCTTCCCGGTGCTTTCGGTCCACCGAAACCGCCACGGGTTTCACTCAACCTCGGCGACCGAggacaccagcagcagcagcagcagcaacaacaactacaTCATCACCATGGTCTTCTTCACCACCAGCTTCCCCCCAGCAGCACCGGCGGAAGTTCCAGCATCGACAAGGCGGAGATACGGAACGCGCTGCAAAACTGGCAGATGTCGCTGCTGATGGGTGAAGCTGGTGGTGACAAGAGTGGTGGAGATAAGGGTGGGATGCGGGCACCACTGGCCCGTGGGTCAGCCGACGGTCAAACGGATCTATCCACCTCATCCCCTTCGCTACAGTCCATCCATCAGCTCGACGGAGGTCGCCTCACCGTCGGTGGTGGCCTCTACCAGAAGAAGCAGCCCGGTTCGGCTGGACGAAGAAGGGAACCACGTCGGCACACGCTGCAGAACGGCGTCGACTACAATATGCTCAAGCGCCTGAAGCAGATCGAGCAGGAAAAGGACATCCTGCTGCAGGGCCTCAGTGCGGTCGAAAAGACACGCGAGTGGTATCTGAAGCAGCTGGCGGCGGTGCAGGAGAAGATTCGCTACCTCGGTCGCCCCGGTTCCCACATG GAAACCTGGACAGAAACGCACCAAGAACGGCTTGATCTGCAGCGTGCCCGCGTCCTAGAAGTGAACCGCCATCTGATGATGCTGGCCGAAAGCTGGGAACGCGGCGGGTTTCCCATGCACATGAATCTTGCGCTCCGGCCACTTCCGGGCACGCTCGGTGTTGGATCACCGTATGCGCCCCATCATCCAATGCAGCGCCCTCAGTCCCAGTCGACACCAAACATGCCACCACCGGCGGTACCGCCTCCACCGGCATCCGGAAGTTACCAACCCGCACCACCACATCACCATCTTCAACAACAAGCACAACAatcacaacagcagcagcaaccggaaATGGTTAACCATTTGAAGCAGCAAAATCATCAGCTGGTCGAGGAGATTAATCAGAAGAACGAAAAGCTGTCCCTGCTGGAGCGGGAAAAGGCGGCACTGATCCGGGAGCTGCTGCAGGTGCAACGTGCGAACCGGGCGAGCAGCATGATATCGAACACGGAGGAGATGGTGTTTTAG
- the LOC131282113 gene encoding probable palmitoyltransferase ZDHHC24 produces the protein MKIRKHILPRTLQDAVATTFMAGIIPVTFWFEVYVVIPGIHGADSVYNWVHFIPAVLLLFNVTAHMLATVLCDTSSSTELIPAPPNIASGGAGLGSKTWHVCATCEFLAPPRSWHCASCRTCILKRDHHCVFTGCCIGHKNHRYFIMFIAYLFVSTLYASVLNNYFLWFVRGEEFRNWTSLVKIVFPLAMLMIDISTKQYYLVIYLINMVGVMFTGVLLVYHGRLILSGAVVHERKAPEYDMGPGENIRMVLGNRWYLAWISPFVRSDLPHNGVNWDTLQKQTIKSK, from the coding sequence ATGAAAATAAGGAAACATATACTCCCGCGTACGCTACAAGATGCCGTGGCTACAACGTTCATGGCCGGCATCATTCCGGTAACGTTTTGGTTCGAAGTGTACGTCGTCATTCCGGGTATCCATGGTGCGGACTCCGTGTACAATTGGGTGCATTTCATTCCTGCCGTCCTGTTGCTGTTCAACGTGACCGCACACATGCTGGCAACGGTCCTCTGCGACACCAGCAGCTCGACCGAGCTGATCCCAGCCCCACCGAACATTGCCAGCGGTGGTGCCGGACTTGGCTCGAAGACATGGCATGTGTGCGCGACGTGCGAGTTCCTAGCGCCACCGCGTTCCTGGCACTGTGCAAGCTGCCGTACGTGCATCCTCAAACGGGACCATCATTGCGTTTTCACCGGTTGCTGCATTGGTCACAAAAACCACCGCTACTTCATCATGTTTATAGCGTATCTGTTCGTTTCGACGTTGTACGCGAGTGTACTGAACAATTATTTCCTCTGGTTCGTACGCGGCGAGGAGTTCCGCAACTGGACATCACTGGTGAAGATCGTTTTTCCCCTGGCCATGCTGATGATCGACATCTCGACCAAGCAGTACTATCTGGTGATCTACCTCATTAACATGGTTGGCGTTATGTTCACCGGAGTGCTGCTAGTTTATCACGGGCGGCTCATCCTATCCGGGGCAGTCGTACATGAGCGAAAGGCCCCCGAGTATGACATGGGGCCAGGGGAGAACATTCGGATGGTGCTCGGTAACCGGTGGTATCTGGCGTGGATATCACCGTTCGTTCGAAGTGATCTACCCCACAATGGAGTCAACTGGGACACGCTTCAGAAACAGACGATTAAAAGTAAATGA
- the LOC131289759 gene encoding collagen alpha-1(IV) chain, with translation MGTRIKWLITTSLIIWFGQLTYAQFWSDLSNTGGVGLFKRADEDHPRHTQPRIDPSYSIIDPASGPQGPPSKNCTSGGCCLPKCFAEKGNRGLPGPAGLKGGKGVRGFPGSEGLPGEKGSKGEPGPMGLIGPKGDRGRDGLPGYPGIPGTNGVPGNPGTPGLPGRDGCNGTDGLPGLPGLAGSPGPRGYAGSPGSKGDKGEPARHPENYNKGQKGEPGLEGLEGLPGPVGEPGVRGYPGTPGDKGVPGLPGVKGERGDKGECIKGAKGEKGAKGQEVYEASGSTTTTGPKGDKGDRGEPGEPGRPGDKGQAGDRGQVGDRGHKGEKGLPGQPGPRGRDGNFGPVGLPGQKGDRGSEGLHGLKGSTGPKGDAGRDGYPGQPGIAGPPGAPGGGEGRPGAPGPKGPRGYEGPPGPKGMDGFEGEKGERGQMGPKGGQGLPGRPGPEGMPGDKGDKGEPGSVGMPGPMGLRGYPGQPGQEGLRGEPGLPGIGAPGPKGNPGMAGFPGLKGQKGERGFKGVVGVPGDAKEGRPGASGMPGRDGEKGEPGRPGLPGTKGERGQKGELGGRCTDCRPGLKGDKGERGYAGEPGRPGVSGAPGERGYPGVPGDDGPLGQRGEPGPKGEPGLLGPPGPSGEPGRDAEISLDQLKPIKGDKGDTGERGLVGVKGEKGYSGPVGPEGKPGLPGLKGEKGRPGEMGVDGMPGAPGKDGLPGRHGQTIKGEAGLKGNVGYTGDKGDKGYAGLKGEPGKCADIAQNIMDAIRGPPGPQGEKGAPGVHGERGDKGEMGLQGRTGLPGNAGPPGAPGPVGPRGLTGNRGEKGNTGPVGPPGSPGRDGMPGTPGMPGTKGSKGDPGLSMVGPPGPKGNTGFRGPKGDRGGMGDRGDPGLPGSVGYPGEKGDAGVPGQPGFPGEVGPKGEPGPAGPAGHTGAPGRPGMDGVKGLPGLKGDVGAPGVIGLPGQKGETGQAGNDGLKGFKGHKGMMGLPGIQGMRGPQGAKGEPGEKGDRGEIGIKGLPGPSGPPGLLGPKGDKGLSGLPGPACLPGLGGEKGDKGYSGPEGPPGEPGAASEKGQKGEPGVPGLRGNDGLPGLAGPTGPKGDAGVPGYGRPGPQGEKGDVGLTGINGFPGLNGVKGDMGVPGFPGVKGDKGMTGLPGIPGAPCVDGLPGVEGPMGPRGYDGEKGFKGEPGRIGERGERGEKGDQGLTGPVGLVGLKGDRGLPGTPGPSATVSAIKGDKGEPGFPGAVGRPGKVGAPGLPGEMGVKGEAGFQGLPGLPGPPGLNGLPGMKGDMGPLGEKGDTCPVVKGEKGLPGRPGKTGRDGPPGLTGEKGDKGIAGLPGPTGPPGPPGPLGRQGEKGDRGDTGLVGRPGKDGFPGAPGQRGLPGSQGEKGDQGPPGFLGPKGDKGERGRDGLNGMNGPQGLKGERGLPGLEGVAGLPGLGGEKGDRGLPGMAGLSGPPGEKGQKGETPQLPPQRKGPPGPPGYNGQKGDKGLPGLAGPPGIPGAPGVPGEMGLRGFDGARGLQGLRGDVGLEGRPGRDGAPGLPGPKGEPGRDCESTPYWSGILVVRHSQTEDIPVCEPGHLKLWDGYSLLYVDGNDFPHNQDLGSAGSCVRKFSTLPILSCGQNNVCNYASRNDRTFWLSTTAPIPMMPVSENEMRPYISRCTVCEAPANVIAVHSQSLHIPNCPNGWESMWIGYSFLMHTAVGHGGGGQSLSGSGSCLEDFRATPFIECNGGKGHCHYYETQTSFWMATIEDHQQFQRPEQQTIKAGNLLSRVSRCQVCMRRP, from the exons ATGGGGACCCGAATAAAATG GTTAATTACTACCTCATTGATAATTTGGTTTGGACAACTAACATATGCG CAATTCTGGTCGGACCTCTCCAACACCGGCGGCGTGGGTCTTTTCAAACGTGCCGATGAGGATCACCCACGGCACACGCAACCACGGATCGATCCGAGCTACAGCATCATAGACCCTGCCAGCGGACCCCAGGGCCCTCCATCGAAAAACTGCACTTCCGGCGGCTGCTGCTTGCCAAAATGTTTCGCCGAGAAAGGCAACCGTGGCCTACCCGGTCCGGCCGGGCTGAAGGGAGGCAAGGGTGTTCGCGGGTTCCCCGGATCGGAGGGTCTGCCGGGCGAAAAGGGCTCGAAGGGTGAGCCGGGACCGATGGGCTTGATTGGCCCCAAGGGAGACCGGGGTCGGGACGGTTTACCTGGTTACCCGGGTATTCCTGGCACGAATGGAGTGCCCGGAAATCCGGGAACACCCGGCCTGCCCGGACGCGATGGCTGCAATGGCACGGACGGACTGCCCGGATTGCCCGGTTTGGCTGGATCGCCTGGTCCCCGCGGATATGCCGGTAGTCCCGGATCGAAGGGTGACAAGGGTGAGCCGGCGCGTCACCCGGAGAACTACAACAAGGGTCAAAAGGGTGAGCCAGGACTGGAGGGCCTCGAGGGACTGCCTGGACCGGTCGGAGAGCCGGGAGTGCGCGGTTACCCGGGAACGCCCGGCGACAAAGGTGTGCCTGGACTGCCGGGAGTGAAGGGTGAGCGCGGCGACAAGGGCGAGTGCATCAAGGGCGCTAAAGGTGAGAAGGGTGCCAAGGGCCAGGAGGTGTACGAAGCGTCGGGCTCGACGACAACGACCGGACCGAAAGGTGATAAGGGCGATCGAGGCGAACCGGGTGAACCGGGACGGCCGGGTGACAAGGGCCAGGCGGGTGACCGCGGTCAGGTCGGTGATCGTGGACACAAGGGCGAGAAAGGACTTCCAGGACAGCCAGGACCTAGG GGGCGTGATGGCAATTTTGGACCGGTAGGACTCCCCGGACAGAAAGGTGACCGTGGCTCGGAAGGATTGCACGGATTGAAGGGTTCAACCGGACCGAAGGGAGACGCCGGACGTGATGGTTACCCTGGCCAGCCAGGTATTGCCGGTCCTCCGGGAGCCCCCGGTGGCGGTGAAGGACGCCCAGGAGCGCCGGGACCGAAGGGACCCCGTGGTTACGAAGGCCCACCGGGACCGAAAGGTATGGATGGATTCGAAGGCGAAAAAGGTGAACGAGGCCAGATGGGTCCGAAGGGAGGCCAAGGATTGCCAGGACGGCCCGGTCCCGAGGGTATGCCTGGTGACAAGGGAGACAAGGGTGAACCCGGATCGGTTGGCATGCCAGGACCGATGGGACTGCGAGGATACCCCGGACAGCCCGGACAGGAAGGACTTCGCGGTGAACCTGGACTGCCCGGAATTGGTGCACCTGGACCGAAGGGTAATCCTGGTATGGCAGG aTTCCCCGGACTGAAGGGACAGAAAGGAGAACGCGGCTTCAAGGGTGTCGTGGGTGTACCCGGTGACGCGAAAGAAGGACGCCCCGGAGCCTCCGGTATGCCAGGTCGCGATGGCGAGAAGGGAGAACCGGGCCGACCAGGACTTCCAGGGACCAAGGGTGAGCGTGGCCAGAAGGGAGAGCTTGGAGGACGGTGTACCGACTGCCGACCGGGCCTGAAGGGCGACAAGGGCGAACGCGGATATGCGGGTGAACCGGGACGTCCGGGTGTGAGTGGAGCGCCGGGTGAACGAGGCTACCCTGGAGTACCGGGCGACGATGGACCACTGGGCCAGCGAGGAGAACCAGGACCGAAGGGTGAGCCGGGTCTGCTTGGACCACCAGGACCTTCCGGAGAACCAGGCCGTGATGCGGAGATATCGTTAGATCAGCTCAAGCCAATCAAGGGAGACAAGGGTGATACGGGCGAGAGGGGTCTGGTAGGCGTCAAGGGCGAGAAGGGCTACAGTGGACCAGTAGGACCTGAAGGCAAGCCGGGCCTACCCGGTCTAAAGGGTGAAAAGGGACGACCTGGTGAAATGGGTGTCGATGGAATGCCGGGAGCACCAGGAAAGGATGGTCTCCCCGGACGACATGGGCAGACGATTAAGGGAGAAGCGGGTCTTAAGGGCAACGTAGGCTACACGGGCGATAAGGGTGATAAGGGCTACGCCGGGTTGAAGGGAGAGCCGGGTAAGTGTGCCGATATAGCCCAGAACATTATGGATGCCATTCGCGGGCCTCCAGGACCTCAGGGTGAGAAAGGTGCACCGGGTGTGCATGGTGAGCGAGGCGATAAGGGTGAAATGGGCCTGCAGGGACGGACAGGACTTCCAGGAAATGCGGGTCCACCGGGCGCTCCGGGACCGGTAGGTCCTCGTGGTTTGACTGGTAATCGCGGTGAGAAGGGTAACACGGGACCGGTGGGGCCACCAGGCTCGCCAGGACGTGATGGTATGCCCGGAACTCCCGGAATGCCCGGTACGAAGGGTTCTAAGGGAGATCCGGGTCTGTCGATGGTTGGCCCACCGGGACCGAAGGGTAACACTGGTTTCCGGGGACCGAAAGGCGATCGAGGAGGCATGGGCGATCGAGGCGATCCTGGACTGCCCGGATCGGTTGGCTATCCAGGCGAGAAGGGTGACGCAGGAGTTCCTGGACAGCCAGGATTTCCGGGAGAGGTTGGCCCCAAGGGTGAACCGGGTCCCGCTGGCCCTGCAGGACATACGGGAGCACCCGGAAGACCTGGAATGGATGGCGTTAAGGGACTCCCGGGATTGAAGGGAGACGTCGGTGCACCAGGTGTGATTGGACTGCCAGGACAGAAGGGAGAGACCGGCCAGGCGGGTAACGATGGACTGAAGGGCTTCAAGGGACACAAGGGTATGATGGGTCTGCCGGGTATACAGGGTATGCGGGGTCCACAGGGCGCGAAGGGTGAACCAGGTGAGAAAGGAGATCGAGGTGAAATCGGCATCAAGGGACTTCCGGGACCGTCTGGTCCACCTGGTTTACTTGGACCGAAGGGAGACAAAGGTCTTTCCGGTCTACCGGGTCCCGCTTGCCTCCCAGGACTTGGCGGTGAGAAGGGCGACAAGGGTTACTCAGGACCGGAAGGTCCTCCTGGAGAGCCGGGAGCAGCGTCGGAGAAGGGTCAGAAGGGAGAGCCAGGTGTACCAGGACTGCGCGGAAACGATGGACTTCCGGGACTCGCGGGACCGACGGGACCGAAGGGAGACGCTGGCGTTCCCGGCTACGGTCGTCCGGGTCCGCAGGGCGAAAAGGGTGACGTTGGATTGACTGGCATCAATGGATTCCCCGGCCTGAACGGTGTCAAGGGTGACATGGGCGTGCCCGGATTCCCCGGTGTCAAGGGTGATAAGGGTATGACCGGTCTGCCCGGTATCCCCGGAGCACCTTGCGTGGATGGACTGCCTGGTGTCGAAGGCCCAATGGGACCGCGAGGCTACGACGGCGAAAAGGGCTTCAAGGGTGAACCAGGACGTATCGGTGAACGCGGCGAGCGAGGAGAAAAGGGTGACCAGGGTCTCACCGGACCTGTCGGTTTGGTGGGTCTTAAGGGAGACCGAGGACTTCCAGGAACTCCGGGACCTTCAGCGACAGTTAGCGCCATCAAGGGAGACAAGGGAGAGCCAGGTTTCCCAGGCGCGGTTGGACGCCCTGGAAAGGTCGGAGCACCAGGACTACCGGGTGAGATGGGCGTGAAGGGTGAGGCCGGTTTCCAGGGTCTGCCCGGACTTCCGGGACCGCCAGGATTGAACGGACTGCCGGGTATGAAGGGAGACATGGGACCGCTCGGCGAAAAGGGTGACACTTGCCCAGTGGTGAAGGGCGAAAAGGGTCTTCCGGGACGGCCAGGTAAGACGGGTCGCGATGGGCCGCCAGGTCTGACGGGCGAAAAGGGTGACAAGGGTATCGCGGGTCTTCCCGGACCGACCGGACCTCCTGGACCTCCGGGACCGCTTGGACGTCAAGGTGAAAAGGGCGACCGAGGTGACACTGGTCTGGTCGGACGACCGGGTAAGGATGGTTTCCCAGGTGCTCCAGGGCAGCGTGGCCTTCCGGGATCGCAGGGTGAAAAGGGTGACCAGGGACCTCCTGGCTTCCTTGGACCTAAGGGTGACAAGGGCGAACGGGGACGCGATGGACTGAACGGAATGAATGGCCCGCAGGGACTCAAGGGTGAACGTGGTCTGCCAGGATTGGAGGGCGTAGCCGGACTTCCGGGCTTGGGAGGTGAAAAGGGTGACCGGGGTCTACCGGGAATGGCCGGTCTATCCGGACCACCGGGAGAGAAGGGTCAGAAGGGAGAGACACCGCAACTCCCGCCGCAGCGCAAGGGACCTCCAGGACCGCCGGGATACAATGGCCAGAAAGGTGACAAGGGACTGCCTGGATTGGCAGGACCGCCAGGCATTCCTGGAGCTCCTGGTGTACCAGGTGAGATGGGTCTGCGCGGTTTCGACGGTGCCCGGGGTCTTCAAGGACTTCGTGGAGACGTTGGTCTCGAGGGACGTCCTGGACGCGACGGAGCGCCTGGTCTTCCAGGACCAAAGGGTGAGCCGGGTCGTGACTGCGAATCAACGCCGTACTGGTCCGGTATCCTGGTCGTGCGCCACAGCCAGACGGAGGATATTCCGGTGTGCGAACCGGGCCACCTGAAACTGTGGGACGGCTACTCGCTCCTGTATGTGGACGGCAACGACTTCCCACACAACCAAGACCTCGGATCGGCCGGCTCATGTGTACGCAAGTTCTCTACACTGCCGATCTTGTCCTGCGGACAGAATAACGTGTGCAACTACGCTTCACGTAACGACCGGACGTTCTGGTTATCGACGACCGCGCCGATTCCGATGATGCCGGTCTCCGAAAACGAGATGCGACCGTACATCTCCCGGTGTACGGTGTGTGAGGCCCCGGCGAATGTCATCGCCGTCCACAGTCAATCCCTTCACATTCCCAACTGCCCGAACGGATGGGAGAGTATGTGGATTGGTTACAGCTTCCTCATG CACACGGCCGTGGGTCATGGAGGCGGCGGACAGTCACTATCCGGATCCGGTTCGTGTCTGGAGGACTTCCGAGCCACTCCGTTCATCGAGTGCAACGGAGGCAAGGGTCACTGCCATTACTATGAGACGCAAACCTCTTTCTGGATGGCGACGATCGAGGATCACCAACAGTTCCAGCGGCCGGAACAGCAAACGATCAAGGCTGGCAACTTACTCTCCCGAGTATCGCGATGCCAAGTGTGCATGCGTCGTCCTTAA